A stretch of the Brevundimonas sp. MF30-B genome encodes the following:
- a CDS encoding gene transfer agent family protein encodes MSRSAEISLAFGGEERSFRLPIGRLRPLQEKVDAGPMELLQRFAAGTWRVDDLRETILQGLIGGGLDQAKASRLVIDYFDDQPLQPFVTLAQAIIMAAVVGAEDEELGEPRGEEATSSPSPKASSGSAESTEQPAS; translated from the coding sequence ATGAGCCGATCCGCTGAGATCAGCCTGGCGTTCGGTGGCGAAGAGCGGTCGTTCCGCCTTCCCATCGGGCGCCTTCGCCCACTTCAAGAGAAGGTCGACGCCGGGCCGATGGAACTTCTCCAGCGGTTCGCCGCCGGCACCTGGCGAGTGGACGACCTGCGCGAGACCATCTTGCAGGGGTTGATCGGCGGCGGCCTGGACCAGGCGAAAGCCTCGCGGCTGGTGATCGACTACTTCGACGACCAGCCTCTGCAGCCGTTCGTGACGCTGGCCCAGGCCATCATCATGGCGGCAGTGGTCGGGGCGGAGGACGAAGAGCTGGGGGAGCCTCGGGGGGAGGAAGCGACGAGCAGCCCCTCCCCCAAGGCAAGCTCCGGTTCGGCGGAATCTACGGAACAGCCGGCGTCGTAG
- a CDS encoding head-tail connector protein: MLSVVVLTTGPLLTLEEAKTHLRVDDNDQDTLIEAYTDAAVLSCLNHCDRKLVPQGAESAFKAASLLMLGDLFGTRETVVAGQSFSVSPTIGALLNPYRIIRV; encoded by the coding sequence GTGCTGAGCGTCGTCGTCCTCACGACCGGCCCGCTCCTGACCCTCGAAGAGGCCAAGACGCACCTTCGCGTGGACGACAACGATCAGGACACGCTGATCGAGGCCTATACGGACGCGGCGGTGCTGTCCTGCCTTAACCACTGCGACCGCAAGCTGGTCCCGCAGGGTGCGGAATCGGCCTTCAAGGCAGCGTCGTTGCTGATGCTGGGAGACCTGTTCGGCACGCGCGAGACGGTGGTGGCGGGGCAGTCCTTCAGCGTCAGTCCGACGATCGGCGCCCTGCTGAACCCCTATCGCATCATCCGCGTCTAG
- a CDS encoding head-tail adaptor protein, producing MPGAGDLKDRVRFEERGQTPKGHLGDWQEHCTVWAQIKWLRGGESVVAQRLEGRQPAAIVVRTSTQARLIDPAFRAVDARTGRTFNIKAVSPAKEAGFIDILAVSGEADG from the coding sequence ATGCCGGGCGCGGGTGACCTCAAGGACCGCGTCCGCTTCGAGGAGCGCGGCCAGACACCCAAAGGCCACCTCGGCGATTGGCAGGAGCACTGCACCGTCTGGGCCCAGATCAAATGGCTGCGCGGCGGCGAGAGCGTCGTGGCGCAGCGCCTGGAAGGCCGTCAACCGGCCGCCATCGTGGTTCGGACCAGCACGCAGGCGCGGCTCATCGACCCGGCCTTTCGCGCCGTAGACGCGCGCACGGGGCGGACGTTCAACATCAAGGCGGTGTCGCCGGCCAAAGAGGCAGGCTTCATCGACATTCTGGCGGTCAGTGGCGAGGCGGACGGCTGA
- a CDS encoding SHOCT domain-containing protein, which produces MLVFGWILLAVGGLLGVLGLFGLADAMAQIGNPYAVSGSGLTFYSSMVAVGFGAAHIGFFLVLFGWLGQKVERIGKLAIKPPASPYEELARHASRHDRGEITDEEYEAHRLRILG; this is translated from the coding sequence ATGCTCGTTTTCGGATGGATACTGCTGGCCGTTGGAGGCCTCCTTGGGGTTCTGGGTCTTTTCGGCCTTGCCGACGCGATGGCGCAGATCGGCAACCCATACGCCGTCTCGGGCTCCGGTCTTACCTTCTACTCCTCGATGGTCGCGGTTGGTTTTGGAGCCGCCCACATCGGCTTTTTTCTGGTCCTCTTCGGGTGGCTTGGACAAAAGGTGGAGCGGATCGGCAAGTTGGCTATTAAGCCGCCTGCGTCGCCCTATGAAGAACTAGCCCGCCACGCTTCCAGGCATGATCGCGGTGAAATCACCGACGAAGAATACGAAGCTCACCGATTGCGAATCCTCGGCTAA
- a CDS encoding DUF3168 domain-containing protein, whose product MSDPALALQDAIEATLTAYAPLQAIGTAGKVVIHTMSAPNGAAFPYVVIGEDQVLDDSTECLDGSEVYSTVHCWARASDDPENSRRETKAMAAAIRQALKTITVPGFDVVLIEFDSARHLTAADGLTAHAVLTFRLLLDPV is encoded by the coding sequence ATGTCCGACCCCGCTCTGGCCCTACAGGACGCCATCGAGGCGACCCTGACTGCATATGCGCCGCTCCAGGCTATAGGCACGGCCGGCAAAGTCGTCATCCACACCATGTCCGCGCCGAACGGGGCCGCGTTCCCCTACGTGGTGATTGGCGAAGATCAGGTTCTGGACGACAGCACCGAGTGCCTGGACGGCTCCGAGGTCTATTCGACCGTCCACTGCTGGGCCCGCGCGAGCGACGACCCGGAGAACAGCCGGCGAGAGACCAAGGCCATGGCCGCCGCCATCCGCCAGGCTCTCAAGACGATCACCGTGCCGGGCTTCGACGTCGTGCTGATCGAGTTCGACAGCGCCCGCCACCTGACCGCTGCAGATGGGCTCACGGCCCACGCGGTTCTGACCTTCCGGCTCCTTCTGGATCCGGTTTAG
- a CDS encoding HK97-gp10 family putative phage morphogenesis protein, whose protein sequence is MKFSNRDHLRRRMKAIPAEVKKAARAQLRANAEELVETIKRFAPEEDGALRNSVRQQDVSTSTRIARRVQAGGALTTKPVRKSEKGAPTYDYALAQEFGTERMPANPFFWPAWRLLRRRMRSRMTRAARKAIQKATG, encoded by the coding sequence ATGAAGTTCTCCAACCGCGACCACCTACGCCGCCGGATGAAGGCGATCCCGGCAGAGGTGAAAAAGGCGGCCCGAGCCCAACTCCGAGCCAATGCCGAAGAGCTCGTCGAGACGATCAAGCGGTTTGCTCCGGAGGAAGATGGCGCGCTCCGCAACAGCGTCCGACAGCAGGACGTCTCTACGTCGACCCGCATCGCGCGGCGCGTTCAGGCCGGCGGCGCCCTGACCACCAAGCCCGTCCGCAAAAGCGAGAAGGGTGCCCCGACCTACGACTACGCCTTGGCCCAAGAGTTCGGCACAGAGCGCATGCCGGCCAACCCGTTCTTCTGGCCGGCATGGCGTCTGCTGCGCCGTCGTATGCGCTCGCGGATGACCCGCGCCGCTCGCAAGGCCATCCAGAAGGCCACCGGCTGA
- a CDS encoding tape measure protein, translating to MARDVEALVLQMTADLRRFEKSMSSMREVADRRLTQVERRAQQSQRNLSRVMDNAGRDMVGSLQRSLGQLAPTLAAAFSTQQIVRYADGWKSMTNQLAAAGVATDDLAGRQDRLLQVANDSRSSVADTVALYARLTIATQEVGLAANDTIRLTELLNKSFQASGKTSQEASSAALQLSQALASGNLAGDELRSLRENAPELAQVIARSMGVGIGALKDLGAEGKITADIIINAILGAGDTIEAKFNSTSVTVGQALTQLNNNLGAFIGRQDESLSASDRLAQAIIWLGENLDTVAQLVGVLAAVMGTRFVLAMTAGSGSMIAQSIAAARLIAFQTAMTASMTGVTRATLISTAAMRTFTASIAANPVGALILAIAALTTGLLALKATTDDVSDALDRSGELLREYKQSADSAADGSQKFGADSAGAVSGVNSLCDATRNLAGETLKLADARLQAARAARLEQIASNRALAQKLRNPGIIQRAAEGAGAISPYTSNVARAVQAGREAAADRLDQMSAELMSQAIAISTSPTARFTTGGGSLNAVGSTDSGGGKKPKGPTGPTPEELAAMREMLRLQGQLDLQRAQGREEEAIATQRQIDLINLTRQYTDAQVENAAEAARAQVAAVATAEDSARGLAILWENNQRAMDALSEASQRENALLLDRLGYEAELARLSGDPRRIEVAERELFIEERINEILRLRPELTAAAARAQATEEADALKSAGISGEMREEFRRSFRDGIRAAIDGDMGGFFENLADRFTDRMLDNLADDLFNLLSQAAKGFASGGGQGGGFLSSLLSSFGRRATGGPVTAGQPYIVGERRAEVFVPSVNGTVLPSVNAAMGRAQRASQQRSELLIRVQPNDDRFDAYVDSRAEPMAYRAAAGAVAVNQSQMRTAQRRVRQRFV from the coding sequence ATGGCGCGAGACGTTGAAGCCCTGGTCCTCCAGATGACGGCCGACCTGCGGCGCTTCGAGAAGTCAATGTCTTCCATGCGGGAGGTCGCAGACCGGCGCCTGACCCAGGTCGAGCGCCGGGCGCAGCAGTCGCAGCGCAATCTGAGCCGAGTCATGGACAACGCCGGCCGCGACATGGTGGGCAGCCTTCAGCGCAGCCTCGGACAGCTGGCGCCGACGCTCGCAGCCGCCTTCTCCACCCAGCAGATTGTACGATACGCGGACGGCTGGAAGTCGATGACCAACCAGCTGGCCGCCGCCGGGGTGGCCACGGACGACCTGGCGGGTCGCCAGGACCGTTTGCTTCAGGTGGCAAATGACAGCCGGTCGTCCGTGGCTGATACGGTCGCGCTCTACGCCCGCCTGACCATCGCGACGCAAGAGGTCGGGCTCGCCGCGAACGATACGATCCGGCTGACCGAACTGCTGAATAAGTCGTTCCAGGCGTCGGGAAAGACGAGCCAGGAGGCGTCGTCTGCGGCCTTGCAGCTGTCTCAAGCCCTGGCTTCCGGCAATCTGGCCGGCGACGAACTGCGTTCCCTACGCGAAAACGCGCCCGAGCTAGCACAAGTCATCGCGCGGTCTATGGGCGTCGGCATCGGCGCGCTGAAAGACCTCGGCGCCGAGGGCAAAATCACTGCGGACATCATCATCAACGCCATCCTCGGCGCGGGCGACACCATCGAGGCGAAGTTCAACTCGACCAGCGTCACGGTCGGCCAGGCGCTGACCCAACTGAACAACAACCTAGGGGCCTTCATTGGCCGCCAGGACGAAAGCCTTTCGGCCTCTGATCGACTGGCCCAGGCGATCATTTGGCTCGGAGAGAATCTGGACACGGTAGCGCAGCTTGTCGGCGTCCTCGCGGCGGTCATGGGCACGCGCTTCGTTCTGGCGATGACCGCCGGTAGCGGCTCCATGATAGCCCAGAGTATCGCGGCAGCCCGTCTTATCGCTTTCCAGACCGCAATGACGGCCAGCATGACCGGCGTCACGCGGGCCACCTTGATCTCAACGGCTGCGATGCGGACCTTCACCGCTTCGATTGCTGCAAATCCGGTCGGCGCGCTCATTCTTGCCATCGCGGCCCTGACGACCGGCCTGCTCGCGCTCAAGGCGACGACCGACGATGTCAGTGATGCGCTGGACCGGTCCGGCGAGTTACTGCGGGAATACAAGCAGTCGGCAGACAGCGCGGCTGATGGGAGCCAGAAGTTCGGAGCGGACAGCGCGGGAGCCGTGTCGGGTGTAAACAGCCTGTGCGACGCGACTAGGAACCTCGCCGGCGAAACCCTCAAACTCGCAGACGCCCGCCTTCAGGCCGCCCGAGCGGCCCGGCTAGAGCAGATCGCGTCAAACAGGGCTCTGGCACAGAAGCTGCGCAATCCGGGCATCATTCAGCGCGCCGCTGAGGGCGCCGGGGCCATCAGTCCTTACACGTCTAACGTTGCGAGGGCTGTTCAGGCGGGCCGAGAAGCCGCGGCCGACCGACTGGACCAGATGAGCGCTGAGCTGATGTCTCAAGCCATCGCCATCAGCACGTCACCGACGGCCAGGTTTACGACCGGCGGCGGATCCCTCAACGCTGTCGGGTCCACAGATTCCGGTGGCGGCAAGAAGCCCAAGGGCCCGACCGGCCCGACGCCCGAAGAACTGGCCGCGATGCGAGAAATGCTGCGCCTCCAGGGCCAGCTAGACCTCCAGCGCGCACAGGGCCGCGAAGAAGAGGCTATCGCCACCCAGCGCCAGATCGACCTGATCAATCTGACGCGGCAATACACGGACGCGCAGGTCGAGAACGCCGCCGAAGCGGCGCGGGCGCAGGTCGCCGCTGTTGCCACAGCAGAAGACTCGGCCCGTGGCCTGGCGATCCTGTGGGAGAACAATCAGCGCGCCATGGATGCGCTGTCCGAGGCTTCCCAGCGGGAAAACGCCCTCCTTCTCGACCGGCTGGGCTATGAGGCAGAACTGGCGCGGCTGTCTGGCGACCCCAGGCGGATTGAAGTGGCCGAGCGAGAACTCTTCATCGAAGAGCGGATCAACGAAATCCTGCGGCTCCGGCCGGAACTGACGGCTGCTGCCGCCCGTGCCCAGGCCACCGAGGAAGCTGATGCTCTGAAGTCGGCCGGAATTTCGGGCGAGATGCGCGAAGAGTTCCGCCGCTCGTTCCGCGACGGCATCCGTGCTGCGATTGACGGGGACATGGGCGGATTCTTCGAGAACTTGGCCGACCGCTTCACCGACCGGATGCTGGATAACCTGGCCGACGACCTGTTCAACTTGCTTAGCCAGGCCGCCAAGGGCTTCGCTTCTGGCGGGGGTCAGGGCGGTGGATTCTTGTCATCTCTCCTGTCGTCGTTCGGCAGGCGCGCCACCGGCGGCCCGGTCACGGCTGGTCAGCCCTATATCGTTGGTGAGCGCCGCGCCGAGGTCTTCGTGCCCAGCGTCAACGGCACCGTCCTGCCTAGCGTCAACGCCGCAATGGGCCGGGCCCAGCGCGCGAGCCAGCAGCGCAGTGAACTGCTAATCCGCGTTCAGCCGAACGATGATCGGTTCGACGCCTATGTGGACAGCCGAGCGGAGCCGATGGCCTATCGGGCAGCAGCAGGCGCCGTCGCGGTCAACCAATCCCAGATGCGGACGGCGCAGCGCCGGGTGCGGCAGAGGTTCGTTTGA
- a CDS encoding phage tail tube protein — MAEVKHARGVKLLIKVGDGETPEVFSTYCSINAERGITFTAGSNDQEVIDCDNPEQVAWLLREKTNLSASITGSGMLNTPDVEEFFDWLASPDSRNVKVVIDVPSADGGVIFTGAFHCTEFSITGNRGEKMQASISLSSDGPVTKAANT, encoded by the coding sequence ATGGCTGAGGTCAAACACGCGCGCGGCGTAAAGCTGCTCATCAAGGTCGGCGACGGCGAAACGCCGGAGGTCTTCTCGACCTACTGCTCGATCAACGCCGAACGCGGCATCACCTTCACGGCCGGGTCGAACGATCAGGAAGTGATCGACTGCGACAACCCGGAACAGGTCGCCTGGCTGCTGCGCGAGAAGACCAATCTGTCGGCCTCCATCACCGGCTCGGGCATGCTGAACACGCCTGACGTGGAAGAGTTCTTCGACTGGCTGGCCTCGCCCGACAGCCGCAACGTCAAGGTCGTCATCGACGTGCCTTCGGCGGACGGCGGCGTGATCTTCACCGGCGCCTTCCATTGCACCGAGTTCTCGATCACCGGGAACCGCGGCGAGAAGATGCAGGCCTCGATCAGCCTGTCGTCTGACGGCCCGGTCACGAAGGCGGCCAACACCTGA
- a CDS encoding DUF2163 domain-containing protein: protein MPLNASLDAALKGAAPLVCLLLKIELPDHTIRITDGAGQVVFGGETYSGEDAVYGTLDQVETVAEQIGTEAPKVRFGFLPASLAALASITNPANQGAPVSLWFAAVNPSTGLLIGDPELLFLGELDTADTETSEGSTLITFDVASAWERLFDASEGQRLNNTFIQSVWPGARGAEFVSQVQRDLPWGYDAPRPAVVRDGYTAGVPGSGGNGAGGGWRYTDVPY from the coding sequence ATGCCCCTGAACGCGTCCCTGGACGCCGCGCTGAAAGGTGCGGCGCCGTTGGTGTGCCTGCTTCTCAAGATCGAGCTGCCGGACCACACCATTCGCATCACCGATGGCGCGGGCCAAGTCGTGTTCGGCGGCGAGACCTACAGCGGCGAGGACGCGGTCTACGGGACGCTGGATCAGGTCGAGACGGTTGCGGAGCAGATCGGCACCGAGGCGCCCAAGGTCCGGTTCGGCTTCCTCCCGGCCTCTCTCGCGGCCCTGGCGTCGATCACCAACCCCGCCAATCAGGGCGCGCCGGTCAGCCTGTGGTTCGCCGCGGTCAATCCTTCAACCGGCCTGCTGATCGGTGATCCTGAACTGCTGTTCCTCGGAGAGCTGGACACGGCGGACACCGAGACCTCGGAGGGCTCGACGCTGATCACCTTCGACGTGGCCTCGGCCTGGGAGCGGCTGTTCGACGCCTCGGAGGGCCAGCGGCTCAACAACACCTTCATTCAGTCAGTCTGGCCCGGCGCCAGGGGCGCGGAGTTCGTGTCCCAGGTCCAGCGCGATCTGCCGTGGGGCTATGACGCGCCGCGACCGGCTGTTGTGCGCGACGGCTACACGGCCGGCGTGCCCGGCAGCGGCGGCAATGGCGCGGGCGGCGGCTGGCGCTATACGGACGTGCCCTACTGA